Proteins co-encoded in one Brassica rapa cultivar Chiifu-401-42 chromosome A02, CAAS_Brap_v3.01, whole genome shotgun sequence genomic window:
- the LOC103852747 gene encoding uncharacterized protein LOC103852747 yields the protein MQKILYKTTTCSTPLLSAPVTSFAGSLISTQPIAIPSLLSPRCKTSFKNPSLCSTPRPFSTSTMPTTACSVSTNGAVLSGILQKTRVLRAASLPFSASFRCSVNGRIHSTSRRNQLFHSESNGGLSSVNAVVEDDSDGGEDDKPMRMSRRNRRSSNGSCDGNPDLLKIPGVGLRNQRKLVDNGIGDVAELKKLYKDKFWKASDKMVDYLRSSVGIIHRNHAESITTFIKESVDSELKDPNANPKKRLTFCVEGNISVGKSTFLQRIANETIELRDLVEIVPEPVDKWQDVGPDHFNILDAFYSEPQRYAYTFQNYVFVTRLMQEKESASGVKPLRLMERSVFSDRMVFVRAVHEAKWMNEMEISIYDSWFDPVVSALPGLVPDGFIYLRASPDTCHKRMMLRKRAEEGGVSLKYLQDLHEKHESWLLPFESGNHGVLSVSKPSLQMDNNSLHPDIKDRVFYLEGNHMHSSIQKVPALVLDCEPNIDFSRDIEAKRQYARQVAEFFEFVKKKQETSQEKGNSQSPLLIPPQKGGLWMGPEGKHVPGLELESLDFRKAMSLLTRPSA from the exons ATGCAGAAGATTCTGTACAAGACTACAACCTGCTCAACACCTCTTCTCTCTGCTCCGGTTACCTCCTTCGCCGGTAGTCTTATCTCTACACAACCCATCGCCATACCTAGTCTCCTCTCTCCAAGGTGTAAGACCTCCTTCAAAAACCCATCTCTCTGTTCCACCCCCAGACCTTTCTCTACCTCCACTATGCCGACCACGGCATGCTCTGTTTCTACAAACGGTGCCGTTCTCTCCGGGATTCTACAGAAAACCCGTGTCCTCAGAGCGGCGTCGCTACCGTTCTCAGCCTCTTTCCGGTGCTCAGTTAACGGGAGAATCCATAGTACTAGTCGAAGAAACCAGTTGTTCCACTCCGAATCAAACGGAGGTCTTAGCTCTGTTAACGCAGTGGTTGAAGACGACTCTGACGGAGGAGAAGATGATAAGCCAATGAGGATGAGCCGTCGAAATAGACGGAGCTCTAACGGAAGCTGTGACGGCAATCCAGATTTACTGAAGATTCCTGGCGTGGGTCTGAGGAACCAGAGGAAGCTTGTTGATAACGGTATCGGAGATGTCGCAGAGCTCAAGAAGCTCTACAAAGATAAG TTCTGGAAGGCAAGCGACAAGATGGTTGATTATCTCCGTAGCTCTGTTGGGATTATTCACAGGAACCACGCGGAGAGCATCACAACGTTCATCAAAGAGAGCGTAGACTCAGAGCTCAAGGACCCTAATGCGAACCCCAAGAAGCGTTTGACGTTTTGTGTCGAAGGGAACATTAGTGTAGGCAAATCAACTTTTCTTCAAAGAATAGCTAACGAGACTATCGAGCTGCGTGACCTCGTTGAGATAGTTCCCGAGCCGGTTGACAAGTGGCAAGACGTTGGACCAGACCACTTCAATATACTAGACGCTTTCTACTCAGAGCCTCAGAGGTACGCTTACACTTTCCAGAACTACGTGTTCGTCACGCGCCTGATGCAGGAGAAAGAGTCTGCTTCTGGGGTTAAGCCTCTCAGGTTGATGGAGAGGAGCGTCTTCAGTGACAGAATGGTGTTTGTGAGGGCGGTTCATGAGGCGAAGTGGATGAACGAGATGGAGATAAGCATATATGATTCTTGGTTTGATCCGGTTGTCTCTGCTTTACCTGGGCTTGTTCCTGATGGGTTCATATACTTGAGGGCGAGTCCGGACACTTGCCACAAGAGGATGATGCTGAGGAAACGAGCGGAAGAAGGTGGAGTCTCGCTGAAGTACCTCCAGGATTTGCACGAGAAGCATGAGAGCTGGCTCTTACCGTTTGAGAGTGGGAACCATGGGGTACTGTCTGTTAGTAAACCGTCTTTACAGATGGATAACAACTCTCTGCATCCGGATATAAAAGACCGTGTGTTTTACTTGGAAGGAAACCATATGCATTCTAGCATCCAGAAG GTCCCTGCTTTGGTTTTGGACTGTGAACCAAACATTGACTTCAGCCGAGATATTGAAGCAAAGAGACA GTATGCACGCCAGGTTGCTGAGTTCTTtgagtttgtgaagaaaaagCAAGAAACATCGCAAGAGAAGGGCAACAGTCAGTCTCCGTTGCTGATACCTCCTCAAAAGGGAGGTCTCTGGATGGGACCAGAAGGCAAGCATGTCCCGGGATTAGAACTCGAGTCTCTTGATTTCAGAAAGGCCATGTCGCTCTTAACCAGACCGTCTGCATAG
- the LOC103852751 gene encoding uncharacterized protein LOC103852751, producing MTNLLALCLVFSTLFAAEVWSPSPAVTTQQTVVSEDDVIVKDGHRVVVVEYDRDGKTNTRVSISPPSADEGEQKQEVEKETTLFRHAKEKAKETASYFPNVGQGISQPVVTEEARDHHATAGEVICDAFGKCRQKIASVVGRAKDRASDRVDDVGEKISDAGDAAAGKAYDVKETVARGARDIEETVTDKAGYAKEKVGETAHDVKEGMAHKAHDVRDKVTKKAHNVKETMAHKAHESKERVKDEVRDKAHELKEKAAHKSHNAWERVKLAARGLGSATAKALSPTKVASVVGLTAIAAAFGTSVWVTFVSSYVLASVLGRQQFGVVQSKLYPVYFKATSVGILVGLLGHVLSRRRKLLTDATEMWQGVNLLSAFFMIEANKSFVEPRATKAMFERMKAEKEEGRGGGGGERTSEQEVRRKLEKLSERLSKLNTYSSWLNIMMLMSLTWHFVYLGQRLGAAC from the exons ATGACGAATCTGTTGGCTTTGTGTCTTGTCTTCAGCACTTTATTTGCGGCGGAAGTATGGTCTCCGAGCCCAGCCGTGACCACTCAACAGACTGTGGTGTCGGAGGACGACGTCATCGTCAAAGATGGCCACCGCGTTGTGGTGGTTGAGTACGACCGCGACGGGAAAACCAATACGAGAGTCTCCATCTCGCCGCCGTCGGCAGATGAGGGAGAACAAAAACAAGAAGTAGAGAAGGAAACTACGTTGTTTAGACACGCTAAAGAGAAAGCGAAAGAAACGGCGTCGTATTTTCCAAACGTTGGTCAAGGCATCTCGCAGCCGGTTGTGACGGAGGAGGCGCGTGATCACCACGCGACGGCTGGGGAAGTCATATGCGACGCGTTCGGTAAGTGCAGGCAGAAGATCGCGAGTGTTGTTGGCCGGGCTAAAGACCGAGCATCTGATAGGGTAGATGATGTCGGAGAGAAGATCTCTGATGCCGGAGATGCTGCGGCGGGTAAAGCTTACGACGTGAAGGAGACGGTTGCACGTGGGGCACGTGACATAGAGGAAACGGTTACTGATAAAGCCGGCTATGCTAAGGAGAAGGTAGGAGAGACGGCACATGATGTGAAGGAGGGTATGGCCCATAAAGCTCATGATGTTAGAGATAAAGTTACCAAAAAGGCTCACAACGTGAAGGAGACCATGGCCCATAAAGCCCATGAGTCGAAGGAGAGGGTGAAAGATGAAGTGAGAGACAAGGCTCACGAACTCAAGGAGAAGGCGGCTCACAAGTCCCATAACGCGTGGGAGAGAGTTAAGTTGGCGGCGCGTGGATTGGGGTCAGCAACGGCGAAGGCGCTGAGTCCTACTAAGGTAGCAAGCGTGGTGGGGCTGACTGCAATTGCGGCTGCGTTTGGGACTAGCGTGTGGGTGACGTTTGTGTCGAGCTACGTGTTGGCCTCAGTGTTGGGGAGGCAGCAGTTCGGGGTTGTTCAGAGCAAGCTGTATCCTGTCTACTTCAAGGCAACATCTGTTGGAATCTTGGTGGGTTTGCTTGGTCACGTGCTTAGCAGGCGTCGGAAGCTGCTCACTGACGCTACGGAGATGTGGCAAGGCGTGAACCTTTTGTCCGCCTTCTTTATGATTGAGGCCAATAAGTCATTTGTGGAGCCACGTGCCACCAAG GCGATGTTTGAGAGGATGAAGgcggaaaaagaagaaggaagaggaggaggaggaggagagagaacgAGTGAGCAAGAAGTAAGGAGGAAACTGGAGAAGCTTAGCGAGAGGCTGAGCAAGCTCAACACATACTCCTCTTGGTTAAACATAATGATGCTCATGTCTCTAACCTGGCACTTTGTTTATCTCGGCCAGAGACTAGGCGCTGCTTGTTGA
- the LOC103852749 gene encoding transcription factor IIIA, producing the protein MQTNPDHRVENQSEMAEEAANVDAKPSKPKDIRHYLCQYCGISRSKKYLITSHINSHHKMEVEMERDEEACEVDEEEVSGKHTCQECGAEFKKPAHLKQHMQSHSLERPFECYVDDCTSSYRRKDHLNRHLLTHKGKLFKCPVENCKSEFSVHGNISRHVKKFHSKDDGNKDDTGNSKKEDTGNGDSHHSESSTGQKKLVCKEKGCGKAFKYPSQLQKHQDSHVKLDSIEAFCSEPGCMKYFTNEECLKAHIRSYHQHINCEICGSKHLKKNIKRHLRTHEEDSSSPGEFKCEVEGCSSTFSKASNLRKHLKAVHEDIRPFVCGFSGCAKRFAYKHVRNNHEKSGSHIYTCGDFVEADEDFTSRPRGGVKRKHVTAEMLIRKRVMPPQFDSQEHETC; encoded by the exons ATGCAGACGAACCCTGATCATCGTGTAGAAAATCAAAGCGAGATGGCGGAAGAAGCAGCTAACGTCGACGCCAAGCCATCGAAACCCAAGGACATACGTCACTACCTCTGCCAGTATTGCGGAATCAGCAGATCGAAAAAGTATCTCATCACTTCACACATCAATTCTCATCATAAG ATGGAAGTTGAAATGGAAAGAGATGAAGAAGCTTGCGAGGTTGATGAAGAAGAGGTCTCTGGTAAACACACTTGCCAGGAGTGTGGTGCTGAGTTCAAGAAACCTGCTCACTTGAAGCAGCATATGCAGAGCCACTCGCTCGAG AGACCTTTTGAGTGCTATGTGGATGATTGTACTTCTAGTTATAGGAGGAAGGATCATCTCAATAGGCATCTTCTTACTCATAAAGGGAAGCTATTTAAGTGCCCAGTGGAGAATTGCAAGAGTGAGTTCTCAGTACATGGCAACATCAGTAGGCATGTTAAGAAGTTTCATAGTAAGGACGATGGTAACAAGGACGATACTGGTAATAGTAAAAAGGAAGATACTGGTAATGGAGATTCTCATCACTCGGAATCTTCAACTGGCCAAAAGAAGCTTGTCTGCAAAGAAAAAGGGTGTGGAAAGGCCTTTAAGTATCCGTCACAGTTACAGAAGCATCAGGATTCTCATG TGAAATTGGACTCTATTGAGGCTTTTTGTTCGGAGCCTGGATGTATGAAGTACTTCACAAACGAGGAATGTCTCAAGGCACACATACGATCCTACCATCAGCACATCAACTGCGAGATATGCGGCTCTAAGCATTTGAAAAAGAACATCAAGAGACATCTACGGACTCATGAAGAAGACTCATCATCACCGGGAGAGTTCAAGTGTGAAGTTGAGGGGTGCTCTTCAACATTCTCAAAG GCTTCTAATCTTCGGAAGCACTTGAAAGCAGTGCACGAGGATATCAGACCCTTTGTATGTGGCTTTTCAGGCTGTGCCAAGAGATTTGCTTACAAACATGTCAGAAACAACCACGAGAAATCCGGGAGCCACATATACACCTGC GGTGATTTTGTTGAAGCTGATGAAGATTTCACATCAAGACCAAGAGGTGGAGTCAAGAGAAAGCATGTTACAGCTGAAATGCTGATAAGGAAGAGGGTCATGCCTCCTCAGTTTGATTCACAAGAACACGAGACTTGCTAG
- the LOC103852750 gene encoding proteinase inhibitor PSI-1.2, with protein MATYKIWLMSLMITGAILADVIPGVTITKTAIACPLYCLEVEYMTCPSSGDEKLPPRCNCCLAPKDCTLHLSGSTSIHCTK; from the exons ATGGCTACATACAAGATTTGGCTGATGTCTCTCATGATCACAG GAGCGATTCTAGCAGATGTAATCCCTGGAGTTACTATAACAAAGACAGCGATCGCTTGTCCTCTCTATTGCTTGGAAGTAGAGTACATGACATGTCCTTCCTCTGGGGACGAGAAGCTGCCTCCGAGATGCAACTGTTGTCTTGCTCCCAAAGACTGTACTCTCCATCTCTCTGGTTCTACTTCTATCCATTGTACCAAATGA